From one candidate division KSB1 bacterium genomic stretch:
- a CDS encoding nodulation protein NfeD: protein MKRLLCVFVLLFSIYGSSFTQDKRPVYVLELNGVINPVSAKFIHEALDQAQEDGAECFIIQMDTPGGLMESMRTIIKDILASRIPVIVYVNPSGSRAASAGVFICYSAHIVAMTPGTNIGAAHPVTIGQTDSTSAIMEKVTNDAAAYIRSLAEKRNRNVEWGEKAVRESVSITEKEALELNVIDYIVPTLDSLLSVIDGKEVDMDDQKYILHTENAEIITIRMNWRFRILDKISDPNIAYILMLLGMYGIIFELSNPGSVLPGIVGVIFLILAFFAMQTLPLNYAGLMLIIFAIILFLLEIKVVSYGLLSIGGVISMLLGSLMLFDSPEPFFKVSLSVILPAVILTAAFFLFAIGFGLKAQKQKPVSGAEGIIGEVGVAIEKINPEGRIKVHGEFWNAVAESPIKPKEKVKVCAVLDGLMLKVEPLKKSD, encoded by the coding sequence ATGAAGAGATTATTATGTGTATTCGTATTGCTGTTTTCTATTTACGGATCGAGTTTTACCCAAGATAAAAGACCGGTTTACGTCCTCGAATTAAATGGAGTGATTAACCCTGTTTCAGCAAAATTCATTCACGAAGCTTTAGATCAGGCACAGGAAGATGGCGCCGAATGCTTCATTATACAAATGGATACTCCCGGTGGGCTTATGGAATCCATGCGGACTATCATTAAAGATATTTTGGCTTCTCGAATTCCTGTAATTGTTTATGTTAATCCGAGTGGTTCACGAGCCGCCTCTGCAGGTGTGTTTATTTGTTATTCTGCTCATATTGTTGCAATGACTCCCGGGACAAATATTGGGGCTGCTCATCCGGTTACTATTGGACAAACCGATTCAACATCTGCAATAATGGAAAAAGTGACGAATGATGCGGCAGCTTATATCCGCTCGCTTGCTGAGAAGAGAAACCGCAATGTTGAATGGGGGGAAAAAGCTGTTCGCGAGAGTGTTTCAATAACAGAAAAGGAAGCCCTGGAACTTAATGTAATTGACTATATTGTCCCAACGTTAGATTCCCTCTTGAGTGTTATTGACGGCAAAGAAGTTGATATGGATGACCAGAAATATATTTTGCATACTGAAAATGCGGAAATTATTACGATTAGAATGAATTGGCGTTTCCGCATTTTGGATAAAATATCAGATCCGAATATTGCCTATATTTTGATGTTATTAGGTATGTATGGAATCATATTTGAACTTTCGAATCCCGGATCTGTTTTACCCGGCATTGTTGGCGTTATTTTTCTGATTTTAGCATTCTTTGCGATGCAAACGCTTCCGTTAAATTATGCAGGATTGATGTTGATTATCTTTGCTATCATTTTGTTTTTATTAGAGATAAAAGTTGTGAGTTATGGCTTGTTAAGTATTGGAGGAGTAATATCTATGCTATTAGGCTCTTTAATGTTGTTCGATTCGCCCGAACCTTTTTTTAAAGTTTCTCTTTCCGTAATTTTGCCGGCAGTGATTCTTACCGCAGCCTTTTTTCTATTTGCTATAGGATTCGGTCTCAAAGCACAGAAACAAAAACCGGTGTCGGGAGCAGAAGGTATTATTGGTGAAGTTGGAGTGGCTATTGAAAAAATTAATCCGGAGGGAAGAATTAAGGTTCATGGTGAATTCTGGAATGCTGTTGCAGAATCACCCATTAAACCAAAAGAAAAGGTCAAAGTATGTGCAGTACTGGATGGATTAATGTTGAAAGTTGAACCACTAAAAAAATCGGATTAA